From a region of the Corallococcus coralloides DSM 2259 genome:
- the radA gene encoding DNA repair protein RadA encodes MAKAKTHYTCQACGYQTAKWLGKCPDCGAWSSLLEETEAKVDDKRPAWGASGGASKPVKLQDVTAETEVRRRTGITEFDRVLGGGVVGGSLVLLGGDPGIGKSTLLLAALDKLSRHGPVLYVSGEESLRQTKMRAERLRVESEAIHLFAETDADRVLQAAEALKPQALVVDSIQTMYLPELGNAPGSITQVREVAGRLMAFAKRSGVPTFLVGHVTKEGSIAGPRVLEHMVDTVLYFEGERGHPFRLLRAHKNRFGSTNEIGVFEMKGAGLVEVADPSALFLSERPQGKSGSVVTSTLNGTRPLLVEVQALVAPTGYGTARRTAIGVDGNRVALLAAVLEKKEEIPLVGCDLFVNVAGGMQLSEPACDLAVCAALVSSLQNRPLDAKTLVLGEVGLAGEVRAVGQVEPRLAEAAKMGFQRVVLPAGSARRVEKTKLQVVGVETLSEALAAMFD; translated from the coding sequence ATGGCGAAGGCGAAGACGCACTACACCTGTCAGGCCTGCGGCTACCAGACGGCGAAGTGGCTCGGGAAGTGTCCTGACTGCGGGGCCTGGAGCTCGCTCCTGGAGGAGACCGAAGCGAAGGTGGACGACAAGCGCCCGGCGTGGGGCGCGTCCGGGGGCGCCTCCAAGCCGGTGAAGCTGCAGGACGTGACGGCGGAGACGGAAGTCCGTCGGCGCACGGGCATCACGGAGTTCGACCGCGTCCTGGGCGGCGGCGTGGTGGGCGGTTCACTGGTGCTGTTGGGCGGCGACCCGGGCATCGGCAAGTCCACGCTGCTCTTGGCGGCGCTGGACAAGCTGTCGCGGCACGGGCCGGTGCTCTACGTGTCGGGTGAAGAGAGCCTGCGGCAGACGAAGATGCGCGCGGAGCGCCTGCGGGTGGAGAGTGAGGCCATCCACCTGTTCGCGGAGACGGACGCGGACCGGGTGCTCCAGGCGGCGGAGGCGCTGAAGCCGCAGGCGCTGGTGGTGGACTCCATCCAGACCATGTACCTGCCGGAGCTGGGCAACGCGCCGGGCAGCATCACCCAGGTGCGCGAGGTGGCGGGCCGGCTGATGGCGTTCGCCAAGCGCAGCGGGGTGCCCACGTTCCTGGTGGGCCACGTGACGAAGGAAGGCTCCATCGCGGGTCCCCGGGTGCTGGAGCACATGGTGGACACGGTCCTCTACTTCGAGGGCGAGCGCGGCCACCCGTTCCGGCTCCTGCGCGCGCACAAGAACCGCTTCGGCAGCACCAACGAGATTGGCGTCTTCGAGATGAAGGGCGCGGGGCTGGTGGAGGTGGCGGACCCGTCCGCGCTGTTCCTCTCCGAGCGTCCGCAGGGCAAGTCCGGCAGCGTGGTGACGAGCACGCTCAACGGCACGCGGCCACTGTTGGTGGAGGTGCAGGCGCTGGTGGCGCCCACGGGCTACGGCACGGCGAGGCGCACGGCGATTGGCGTGGACGGCAACCGCGTGGCGCTGCTGGCGGCGGTGCTGGAGAAGAAGGAGGAGATTCCACTGGTGGGCTGCGACCTGTTCGTCAACGTGGCGGGCGGCATGCAGTTGAGCGAACCGGCGTGCGACCTGGCGGTGTGCGCGGCGCTGGTGAGCAGCCTGCAGAACCGGCCGTTGGACGCGAAGACGCTGGTGTTGGGAGAGGTGGGGCTCGCAGGCGAGGTGCGCGCGGTGGGCCAGGTGGAGCCGAGGCTCGCGGAGGCCGCGAAGATGGGCTTCCAGCGGGTGGTGCTGCCAGCGGGCAGCGCGCGGCGCGTGGAGAAGACGAAGCTCCAGGTGGTGGGCGTGGAGACCCTGAGCGAAGCGCTGGCGGCGATGTTCGACTGA